The stretch of DNA AGTCTCAAATAACAAAAGCTCAACTCATAAGATCCTCGCTGTTCTAAAAAGCGAAGGTATACCTTTAAAACAAAGGTTGTCCTTCTAATTTACCCATGAGGCTTCCCCAGAACGGGGAAATATGGATAAGCGAACAGTATTACTCTTCCAAAACAGTAACAGACACTTCTGTAGATAAGTTTATCCTAAAACGGATAGAGAAGCACCCTGACAAAAAGGTTTGGTAATAAAAATCATACTCtatcgaaaaaaaaaatctctcGTGCTATCCTCTTGGTTGGaaagaatcaaaaaaaaaaaaaaaaaagttaacaTACTGCAACCCAGGTAGGTACCAAATCACACTTATTAAGAACATAAATTAAATGCTTGTGTGGTGTTTCCTTCTTCATATACTCTTCCACGGACTTACAACGGGTACCCAATGGATCCCTTGCATCTAGAACATGTATTACCACGTCAGACGAATCGATGACTTTATATAATTCGTTCCAAATACGTTTGGATTGACCCTTACTGAAAATAGCTTCTTTTGCTGCGGAGGTCCacccattttctttgtcttccTGGTTCCCCATTAGTCCTAATGTGGCATCTAAGACTTGCTTTTCCTCATACTTGGTAATGTCTTCATTTGTAGCCTTGACCAAGTCCTCTAGATTGGATGCAGCAAGACGTGGTCTCTTTCTTTGGGCTTTGGGCCCAAACGCATCAGCATAACTTTCGGTATCCAAAATTCTGGCTTTTGGGGATTCATCTGCgtccttttcttccaacAATGACATGGGAAGCTTATTTCTTCTCAGAAGAACTTGATATGTATCTTTTTGGGTTTCACCCAATGCACTTCTGAAATGCTGCAGTGCGTCCTGAGATATCACTCTTGTGTTACCGAACCAACGACGATCTGGTTGGACCCTCGCATCCGGTATTGTGGAGTCCTGGAAAGAAGCGGCCCTAATTAAATTACCTTTCTTATTCCTGATCTCCTTCCCACTAGTGTACATATTCAGGAATTTGACTCTCTTGGAGTCTCTGTAGAAATTTTCACCCTTCACACGAAGATTACCATCTTTGGTGTCACCTTCACGAATACGTCTAGATTTCTCTTTCTTACCAGTACCCATTGTATTATTCCTCCCCTGATATTTAGTGGTTTTGCTGCAAGTCAACAGATCTTCAAAGTTAACACTTAAGGGAAAGTACTAACAAGTAGTAAATatcttttatatattctaCGCTTCTTTATATGcccaaaaagaagaaaagtgaaaaatttttcttcaagcGAAAAATTTTTGCGATGAGCATCGGGCAAAAAAACGTGCTAAATGACAGGTTGtgtttatatatttgttaTTGATTCTATATTATAGTAAATTGGTGAGAACATTACCCAAGTCTTTGGACCCAGAGGATTGCTGCTTGATATCAGAGGGAGCATTGGCACGGCTTGTTTCCACACGACGTTGTTTAAATTCCCTGTGAGGGTGAGAATCTGCAGACTCTCCTTCTTTTCCGGCGCGCTTCCTAGAGTTCTTAATGTTTTGTATCATCTTACTTTGCTCCACGTTTCTAATGAATTCCGCGTTCAGTTTGTTGGCCTGCGAGATTTCCATCTCCAACTTGGCCTGTCTGATATCGTTCTCGCGGGCAATCTGTTCAGTCAAATCTGCCCATTTGAAACCTGGGAGGTACTTCACGTTCAGGATATCATCATGGTAGAAAGTACCTTTCTTGCCACCAATAATGTTCCCGTTCAACGTCTCCGCACACAATTTGGCGTCTCTTTTCCTAATAAACTCGGCCCAACCTTCTTCATActtgtttttcttgtttcctCCACCTTTAACTCTTTGCTTGTACTTTTGATCGTCCTCTTTCTTTAGAAATAGTCTATCTACCTCACCAAAACGAGTTAATATTTGTCTCATTTTTGCAGGTTTCATGTAAGGTGGAATACTGGAGAAGTATACCACCCCAGTCTTGTGTTTAGACTTCTTGGCGGCCTTTGATTTTACCAGTTGCCTTagtttttctgtttttaaATCCAGTGAAGTGGTGGACGAAGCTTGTTCTTCTACTTCTCGATCGAGCTTTTCTCCATTCTCTTTATCTGGTTGTTCTACatcctctttttcttcttgtttttgctcttcttctatGTCTGACTCGTTTTCACTTTCGATGTCTTCTACCTTCTTACTGAAGATATCATCCTTActagaaatttttttcttggtctGAATTAAGACGTTATGTTGATCGGTTTCCTCATCTGAGGAAAAGTCTTCAAAGTCACTATTTACTTTTTCACTCATGCGTAAAAATTTACTTCACTCTGCTGCAGTAAACTGTTTGCTTTGTACTTACATAGCAATGGGTAGTTTGTCAggttgaaatttttcaaaatcttaATAGCGAAAGTTTTACTGCGCAATGTGAGAAAAGCTGGCTATAACGAAgtaattcaaaataataaaacaagagaaagaaaaaatttacacGTCATTGCCTTTGGAAAT from Saccharomyces cerevisiae S288C chromosome XIV, complete sequence encodes:
- the ESF2 gene encoding RNA-binding ATPase activator ESF2 (Essential nucleolar protein involved in pre-18S rRNA processing; binds to RNA and stimulates ATPase activity of Dbp8; involved in assembly of the small subunit (SSU) processome), producing the protein MSEKVNSDFEDFSSDEETDQHNVLIQTKKKISSKDDIFSKKVEDIESENESDIEEEQKQEEKEDVEQPDKENGEKLDREVEEQASSTTSLDLKTEKLRQLVKSKAAKKSKHKTGVVYFSSIPPYMKPAKMRQILTRFGEVDRLFLKKEDDQKYKQRVKGGGNKKNKYEEGWAEFIRKRDAKLCAETLNGNIIGGKKGTFYHDDILNVKYLPGFKWADLTEQIARENDIRQAKLEMEISQANKLNAEFIRNVEQSKMIQNIKNSRKRAGKEGESADSHPHREFKQRRVETSRANAPSDIKQQSSGSKDLGNVLTNLL
- the NOG2 gene encoding putative GTPase NOG2 (Putative GTPase; associates with pre-60S ribosomal subunits in the nucleolus and is required for their nuclear export and maturation; recruited by ribosomal proteins L17, L35, and L37 to assembling ribosomes after 27SB pre-rRNA is generated, immediately preceding removal of ITS2), which encodes MGTGKKEKSRRIREGDTKDGNLRVKGENFYRDSKRVKFLNMYTSGKEIRNKKGNLIRAASFQDSTIPDARVQPDRRWFGNTRVISQDALQHFRSALGETQKDTYQVLLRRNKLPMSLLEEKDADESPKARILDTESYADAFGPKAQRKRPRLAASNLEDLVKATNEDITKYEEKQVLDATLGLMGNQEDKENGWTSAAKEAIFSKGQSKRIWNELYKVIDSSDVVIHVLDARDPLGTRCKSVEEYMKKETPHKHLIYVLNKCDLVPTWVAAAWVKHLSKERPTLAFHASITNSFGKGSLIQLLRQFSQLHTDRKQISVGFIGYPNTGKSSIINTLRKKKVCQVAPIPGETKVWQYITLMKRIFLIDCPGIVPPSSKDSEEDILFRGVVRVEHVTHPEQYIPGVLKRCQVKHLERTYEISGWKDATEFIEILARKQGRLLKGGEPDESGVSKQILNDFNRGKIPWFVLPPEKEGEEKPKKKEVEKTA